DNA sequence from the Acanthochromis polyacanthus isolate Apoly-LR-REF ecotype Palm Island chromosome 5, KAUST_Apoly_ChrSc, whole genome shotgun sequence genome:
TTGCATTCTGTTTCATCAgacaattcattttaaaatttcattctTCAAAGTAGCACAGAGGATGATCTTATGTGTATAGAAAATACACAGGAAATTATTTTAGGTATTGGATGAAAAGTAACAGCCTAAatgttgaatttatttgataTGATGGCAAGTGTGATGATTCACACAGATGTAAGGTCAGCCAGTCATCATTACACTCACTTTTGAACccaaaaaagtgtgttttcacatAAGCTCTTGCCAAAATAAATGCGGTGTACGTGATTAGCAAGAAGAAATGTATAAATACCCTTATAAGTCCTTCAGATCACTGTGACTCATGTTATCCACCGATAAAACTGACGATGTGACATTTTTATTCTGGACGTACTGGTCAGGGCAGGAGGCGTGTTTTAACAGGCTGTGATAACACCGTGTGAGACAGAACACAGGTGCATACCTGGATTTTGTCACTGGGGAAAGAAAAGCCACGTTTTTCCACATCAGCTGAAGGTCAAGTTCAGGTATAAAAGAACAGGAGACCCATTCGTTCATTGCAGAAGCATTGTAACTCATTGCAGTCATGCTCAGGTTTTTGGTGTTGACAAGCCTCGCAGCCATCGGTAAGAAAATGACAGCTCTGTGTAACTATTGGTTATTGATCTCTGTTGGTCTTTCTTGCTCTCGTATCAGTCACTCTATCTGTCATGCAGTCAGTTGCTCTTTTTTAGTTTAGTCAACACACAGGAGCTCCAGCTAATCTCTACCATGTCTCTTTTCTACTTCTAGTAGGTGGAAAAGAAATACTCTGAGGAGATTTCTGGGTATCCGTGAATAAATCAAagtcatgtttttatgttttttaaccaGTGCTGGCAGAGCCCCAGCCCAGGTATCTGGaggacaggcatgaaagggttgTTGGAGGTGAGGTGGCCAGTCCCAACTCTTGGCCCTGGCAGGTAACCCACTGTCACACAGACTCAACATCTACATTTCTATTTAAATGGATGTACTTTTTTCATCATTAAAATCATGAGCCAATGCAGTATAACCATATCAAATTGCTGAGTAAAACTCAAATTaagcatgaatgtttttttgctctgtttccTCTTTAGATCTCTCTTCAGTACCTGTCTGGCGGTAGCTACTACCACACATGTGGAGGAACCCTCATTGAGAGAGACTGGGTGATGACTGCTGCTCACTGTGTGGACAGGTAACTTTAAGATGAGCTAGAATCTCAGATAAAGCATTCTTTGTCTGTGtggttttaaaatatgtttgtaCATATCTTTTGATTACTTTGACTTTAATATCCATAGCCTACTCTTTCACAACATTGtggcatgatttttttttcagatatttaaatGCCATCACTGAGaaaatttcaggaaaaaaatccatgaGGCTTTCATGACTTGCCAGCATAACTAACTGCTGATTGTTCACAATATTGTGCTTCTCTGTTGTAAAACATTGCAGCACTAGGACGTGGCGTGTGGTAGTTGGCGAACACGATCTCTACACCAACAGTGGCAGAGAGCAGATCAAGACTGTCAGCCAGGTCTACGTCCACCCCAAATGGAACCGTTACAGTGTGGCCAGCGGGTGAGGAATGCTTTTTGTAAATCTGAAGGCTGTGTATTGTTAGGAATGAGTTGTAATGTTTTTAAGGTAATATATTTCCCTCATTTGTCAAACGTCACTGTGCAAACATATTGACTCTGAGCTTGCATGGAGTCTGAATGTGGCCTTAGGGCAGTGGTACTCGAGGGAATAGACAAACATGTCTTTACAAGACTTCTTTTGGATTCTCTCCACCTCAGGTATGACATTGCCCTGCTGAAACTGTCCTCTGCGGCTTCTCTGAACTCTTACGTCCAGCTTGGTGCTCTGGCTCCCTCCGGCAATATTCTGCCCAACAACAGCAACTGCTACATCACCGGATGGGGACGCACCTCCAGTAAGTCGTGATGTATGACCCCATTTGGCCTCCTGTCTTTGTGATTTCAGTTGTTGGGTCCTTATTGTAAACCTCAATGTAACATGCCATTTCCTGTTTCCCAGCTGGCGGTCCCATCTCTGATGAGCTCAAGCAGGCCTACCTTCCTAGCGTGGACCAtaacacctgcagcagctctaGCTGGTGGGGCAGCACTGTGAAGACCACCATGGTGTGTGCCGGAGGTGGTGCGGAATCTGGATGCAACGTGAGTTTGAACAACTGTGTCACTGGAGATTAATACTTAGATAAGTCAGCAATGAAAAGACATGTTGgtggaaaaacattttaaaaatccaaataagagaaaataatggagtaaaaaatgtaactttcaAATGTAACCATCAGGATTAAACTTGTTTCTCTCAGGGTGACTCTGGCGGCCCTCTGAACTGCCTGATCAATGGAAGATACTACGTGCACGGTGTCACCAGCTTTGTGTCTAGTTTAGGTTGCAACACTATCAGGAAGCCCACAG
Encoded proteins:
- the LOC110963921 gene encoding elastase-1-like isoform X2, coding for MLRFLVLTSLAAIVLAEPQPRYLEDRHERVVGGEVASPNSWPWQISLQYLSGGSYYHTCGGTLIERDWVMTAAHCVDSTRTWRVVVGEHDLYTNSGREQIKTVSQVYVHPKWNRYSVASGYDIALLKLSSAASLNSYVQLGALAPSGNILPNNSNCYITGWGRTSTGGPISDELKQAYLPSVDHNTCSSSSWWGSTVKTTMVCAGGGAESGCNGDSGGPLNCLINGRYYVHGVTSFVSSLGCNTIRKPTVFTRVSAYIDWIDSIMY
- the LOC110963921 gene encoding elastase-1-like isoform X1, which encodes MLRFLVLTSLAAIVLAEPQPRYLEDRHERVVGGEVASPNSWPWQISLQYLSGGSYYHTCGGTLIERDWVMTAAHCVDSTRTWRVVVGEHDLYTNSGREQIKTVSQVYVHPKWNRYSVASGYDIALLKLSSAASLNSYVQLGALAPSGNILPNNSNCYITGWGRTSTGGPISDELKQAYLPSVDHNTCSSSSWWGSTVKTTMVCAGGGAESGCNGDSGGPLNCLINGRYYVHGVTSFVSSLGCNTIRKPTVFTRVSAYIDWIDSVSMNIHWFQ